One Atribacterota bacterium genomic window carries:
- the argC gene encoding N-acetyl-gamma-glutamyl-phosphate reductase, protein MKNDEKKIKVSIVGATGYSGKELIRILLKHPYVEIMHLVSASYVGKKIAEIFPDFLNQLDRELIELDTDKISRDSDLVFTALPHTVSMKIVPDLLKKKGLKVIDISADFRLKNPDNYAEWYQTDLNKESQFLLKDAVYGLPEIYAEKIKKASLIANPGCYPTSAILGVVPLLFNQLVSPEGIIVDAKSGTSGAGRKLSLGLHFTECNESFKAYKCLKHNHIPEIEQELSFAYNSKKQQDRKEEIKISFTPHLLPINRGILSTCYLNLVNSCSTTEVLKVYEDFYKDAPFIRIFKPPTLPEIRFVEKTNYCDIGFAIDDRTGIIKVISVIDNLTKGASGQAIQNMNIMFGFPEKSGLIQ, encoded by the coding sequence ATGAAAAATGATGAGAAAAAGATAAAAGTCAGTATTGTGGGGGCAACCGGCTATTCGGGAAAAGAGTTAATTAGAATTTTATTAAAGCATCCCTATGTGGAAATAATGCATTTGGTATCTGCAAGTTATGTAGGTAAAAAGATTGCTGAAATCTTTCCTGATTTTTTAAATCAACTGGACAGAGAGCTTATTGAGCTTGATACCGACAAGATTTCCAGGGATTCTGATTTGGTTTTTACTGCTTTACCCCATACTGTTTCGATGAAAATTGTACCTGATTTACTAAAGAAGAAGGGATTGAAAGTCATTGATATCAGTGCTGATTTCCGTCTTAAAAATCCGGATAATTATGCAGAATGGTATCAGACTGACCTTAACAAAGAGAGCCAGTTTTTGCTAAAAGATGCAGTTTATGGTTTACCCGAGATATATGCTGAAAAAATAAAAAAAGCTTCATTGATTGCCAATCCGGGATGTTATCCTACCAGCGCCATATTGGGAGTAGTACCTCTGCTGTTTAATCAGCTGGTAAGTCCTGAAGGGATTATTGTTGATGCCAAATCCGGTACCAGCGGTGCTGGACGGAAATTATCATTAGGGTTACATTTTACTGAATGCAATGAAAGCTTTAAAGCCTACAAATGTCTTAAGCACAATCATATCCCGGAAATTGAGCAAGAGCTCTCTTTTGCCTATAACAGCAAAAAACAGCAAGACAGAAAAGAAGAGATTAAGATTTCTTTTACCCCTCATCTATTGCCAATAAATCGGGGTATTCTATCTACCTGCTATCTTAATCTGGTCAACAGCTGTAGTACTACAGAAGTTTTGAAAGTATATGAAGACTTTTATAAAGATGCACCTTTTATAAGAATTTTTAAACCCCCTACATTACCGGAAATACGGTTTGTAGAAAAAACAAATTATTGTGACATCGGATTTGCTATTGATGATAGAACAGGAATTATTAAAGTTATATCTGTTATTGATAATTTAACCAAAGGGGCATCGGGGCAGGCGATTCAAAATATGAATATAATGTTTGGTTTCCCTGAAAAATCGGGACTTATACAGTAA